The genomic window AGAGCGGAGCGTTCGATGATGGAAGTGCATCAGGCAAGTCTCCGTGCACTGTGCCGCATGTCCGCAGAGGAGCTGGAATCCGCGGAGGCGGAATCGGTGCGCCGTGACTGTGCGGATGCACTGCGACTCGAGCTGGATTGCCGCCAGCTGGAGCTCGGGGTGTCCGAGCGCGAGGTGCTGGCGCACCTGAGCGACCTGCTGGAGGCATCGTCGTATGACGGCGTAGCGCTTGCGGCCGCCGTGCGAGCCGCCGCGGGGATGCTGGGCGCCGCCACTCCCGATCGCACCATCTGATATCGGCTGCGCCAGCCCGCACGCGATGCGTCGGGCTTCGCGCTGGACAGTTCTCCGTTCAGCCGCCATCGTTGCGCACGCTCGACCGTCACGCGCAGGTTGAACGGGCCACTGGACTGCTTCCAGACATCTCGACCCGGTGAGTGACTCATGGGCGCCGCATCCATGCAGGAGGCCACGACGCATCCGATGACACGACGGCTCATCATGTGGAACCTCGTAACGCTCGAGGGCTTCTTCGAGGGTCCGAAGAAGTGGGATCTCGATTGGAGCGCGTACGTGTGGGGCGACGAGCTGGAGCGGTTGTCGCTGGAACAGCTCCGGAGTGCCGACGCGCTGTTGTTCGGCCGGGTGACGTACGAGGGGATGGCCGCGCATTGGTCCGGGGCGAAGGGCCCGATCGCCGGGTTCATGAACAGCGTTCCCAAGGTGGTGTTTTCCAGAACGCTCGCCAATGCGGACTGGAACAACACCCGACTGGTGCGAGAGCATGCGGCTGAGGAAGTCGCGAAGCTCAAAAGCGCCTCCGGGCAGAACCTCTATGTCTTCGGTAGTGCGGATCTCTCGGCCACGCTGATGCAGCATGACCTGTTCGACGAGTACCGTCTGTGCGTGGTTCCCGTGGTGCTTGGCGCGGGAACGCCCCTGTTCAAGACCAGCACCGAACGCAAGAGGATGACGCTGCGGGAAGCGCGACACCTGCAGTCCGGTGGCGTCATCCTGTTTTGTGAACCGTGGCGGGCCTGACCTGCGAGGTCGAGCGATGCGCGTCGCACTGCTGACGGCCTTGATCGCAGCGGCAGCGTGCGATGTTACTCCCTCCAGCGGGCGACCGATGCGCCTGGTGGTGGGTTCGTCCGACACCGTGATCATCAACAGTATGCGCCCCGTCCAGCTTTCGGCGCGTGTGTTCGATTCGGCAGGGAGCCTGCTCCCTGGCGACGGGGTGCGTTATCAGTGGCTTTCCGGGGCGCCGCTGCCCCTGAGCGCGACTGGCGTGGCGACGTGCGCACAGGCCGGCGACGCCATTGTCCGTGCATCGCTTGGAGCGTTGGTTGCGCGCGTGGCGGTTCGCTGCCGACCGGTGCATGAAGTTCGTTCGATGCGAATGGTGAATCTTCTGGTCGGCGGTCCATCGCAAGAGATCCCGTTCGAGGCCGCCGATAGTGCCGGGAGGCCCGTGACGCTGCTGGCTGGCTACGTCACTGTCCGCGACAGCGGGATTGCGACGGTGCAAGGCAGCCGTATCACCGGCCGGACTCCCGGGACGACGTCACTCGATATGCGCATCGGTGATCGGACTGCCCACGCATCGGTGCATGCGTACGCGTTGGTGGAGACTGTTGATTCCATTCGAGCCGGGCAGCACCTCGCCGTGCCGGTACGGCTCAGCCCCGGTGAAGCACGCGAGTGGCGCCTCCCGGCGGCCGGGGAGCCGTACTTTGTAAC from Longimicrobiales bacterium includes these protein-coding regions:
- a CDS encoding dihydrofolate reductase family protein, which codes for MGAASMQEATTHPMTRRLIMWNLVTLEGFFEGPKKWDLDWSAYVWGDELERLSLEQLRSADALLFGRVTYEGMAAHWSGAKGPIAGFMNSVPKVVFSRTLANADWNNTRLVREHAAEEVAKLKSASGQNLYVFGSADLSATLMQHDLFDEYRLCVVPVVLGAGTPLFKTSTERKRMTLREARHLQSGGVILFCEPWRA